The following coding sequences lie in one Methanooceanicella nereidis genomic window:
- a CDS encoding transcriptional regulator TbsP domain-containing protein yields MKLNDLVASMSGYLSEQTIVDFIMFSKAFDDARYSVLKTKAIDKVSIALLAAAKNSELFYDVVQWGEDNGIASKATFSRRKDFLVNLNVIQEESVKTPFGRPKIRLKLNEKKLSEYFGVQPESS; encoded by the coding sequence ATGAAATTAAATGATCTGGTCGCTTCAATGTCCGGTTATTTATCGGAACAGACGATTGTGGACTTTATCATGTTCAGCAAAGCCTTTGATGATGCCCGGTATTCGGTGCTAAAGACAAAGGCCATTGATAAGGTCTCAATAGCATTGCTTGCGGCAGCTAAAAACAGTGAATTATTCTATGATGTTGTACAATGGGGAGAGGACAATGGAATCGCGTCAAAAGCCACGTTTTCCAGAAGGAAAGACTTTCTCGTAAACCTTAACGTGATACAGGAGGAGAGTGTAAAAACGCCATTCGGCAGACCGAAGATACGCCTTAAGCTTAATGAGAAAAAATTATCGGAGTACTTTGGCGTCCAGCCAGAATCCTCTTAA
- a CDS encoding BtrH N-terminal domain-containing protein, producing MRYILIDFEHEKGVQSDTTCLRDMFAFEGSDIPEAALFGLGEGLSFFYWESKNLRRPTMGCRTGVLDLDKKACQSLGVEIRVRTSRSPKRAYGQMKKMLMDKMPVMMHVDSYYLNYAGKEQHNGAYSVISTGVDEDSDIVFLADHRFDDIIELPISRLIEARASLHKPFPPQHRWFEFSFPEEVNISTKCVIDSISANTIAMLNPQVRNVGVGGIYYLANSIRLWRDLYSQKEVEDMCDEAYMTLYGDGLYPGCLRHLYADFLSFAYEVTDIGSLKDVSEGYGEAGNMWTRAAKMFGEVKCGCVSLSEIADAMTSIAEKEHQLQTELLCAVNLGCKRNGGGKK from the coding sequence ATGCGATATATCCTGATAGACTTCGAACATGAAAAAGGGGTACAATCTGACACAACATGTTTGCGGGATATGTTCGCCTTCGAAGGATCTGATATACCCGAGGCGGCATTGTTCGGGCTAGGCGAAGGACTTAGCTTTTTTTACTGGGAAAGCAAGAACCTCCGGCGCCCCACGATGGGATGCCGTACCGGGGTCCTAGACCTGGATAAAAAAGCGTGCCAGAGCCTTGGGGTCGAGATCCGCGTGCGCACTTCCCGAAGCCCTAAGCGGGCTTACGGCCAGATGAAAAAGATGCTGATGGATAAAATGCCTGTCATGATGCACGTGGATAGCTATTATTTAAATTACGCGGGCAAAGAACAGCACAACGGAGCATATTCCGTCATATCCACCGGAGTCGACGAAGATTCCGATATTGTGTTTTTAGCCGACCATAGGTTCGATGATATCATTGAACTGCCCATATCCCGGCTGATCGAAGCCAGGGCGTCTTTGCATAAGCCATTCCCCCCTCAACACAGGTGGTTCGAGTTCTCTTTTCCAGAAGAGGTCAACATTAGCACAAAATGTGTCATAGACTCTATCTCGGCCAACACTATAGCCATGCTTAACCCGCAGGTCAGGAACGTGGGTGTAGGGGGAATTTACTACTTAGCCAACAGCATAAGGCTCTGGAGGGATCTTTATAGCCAGAAAGAGGTTGAGGACATGTGTGACGAAGCATATATGACGCTATACGGGGACGGCTTATATCCGGGCTGCCTGAGGCACCTGTATGCTGATTTTTTATCGTTCGCATATGAAGTAACGGATATAGGGTCCTTAAAAGATGTGTCTGAAGGATATGGTGAGGCAGGTAATATGTGGACAAGGGCGGCTAAGATGTTCGGGGAAGTGAAATGCGGATGCGTGTCGCTTTCCGAGATCGCCGACGCCATGACGTCCATAGCGGAAAAAGAGCACCAGCTGCAGACAGAGTTGCTTTGTGCCGTTAACCTCGGGTGTAAAAGAAACGGCGGCGGTAAAAAGTGA
- a CDS encoding 5-(carboxyamino)imidazole ribonucleotide mutase: protein MVDIAVILGSLSDQHIADKVTDVLTKNNVSYDLRILSAHRDPDALDAYVRSTDARIFITIAGLSAALPGVVAARTDKPVIGVPVSAKLGGLDALLSIAQMPKGVPVACVGIDNGDNAAHMAIRILKLIK from the coding sequence ATGGTCGATATTGCGGTCATTCTCGGGTCCCTGTCGGACCAGCATATTGCGGATAAAGTCACAGATGTCCTGACAAAGAACAATGTCTCATACGATCTACGTATCCTGTCTGCGCACAGGGATCCTGATGCGCTTGACGCATATGTCAGGAGCACTGATGCAAGAATATTCATCACTATAGCAGGGCTCTCCGCAGCGCTCCCGGGCGTTGTGGCAGCAAGGACAGATAAGCCCGTCATAGGCGTACCTGTGTCCGCGAAGCTTGGCGGCCTCGATGCGCTGCTGTCCATAGCCCAGATGCCAAAGGGCGTCCCAGTGGCCTGTGTGGGTATAGATAACGGGGACAACGCCGCCCATATGGCTATACGCATCCTGAAACTCATAAAGTGA
- the ilvD gene encoding dihydroxy-acid dehydratase produces the protein MRSQELRRLSPEIDPLKLSMDWTVQDLEKPQILVEDAWGDSLPGSYHLLNLSQMASKGIYSKGGKPALFHVTDMCDGIAQGWEGMNYSLLSRDMICNMIEVHWKTQPMDAIVLLSSCDKAIPGQLMAAARISEAPAIHMPGGTMMEGPGMFTLERVGTIYAEFKRGEISKGDYRFLQRNACPTVGSCSFMGTANTMQSMSEALGMALPGSAVMPAYKKDIGHMSEAAGMRIMKMLEERLTTRDILTKKAFENAIMVHAALGGSTNAILHIPSIAKEAGINIKPSLWDEINREIPFLLNIRPSGKYPAILFWYAGGVQGIIAQIKEYLHLDSMTVTGKTLGENLKELEEQRYFDKIRIYLDNYKVRAEEVIASANDPLGSGALAILQGNLAPGCAVIKHSAVPKEMFHHTGPAVIFEDERSAFDAIVGGVIEKGSVIVIRNVGPKGCGMPEMFYPTEALASSEDLNTTTALVTDGRFSGASRGPCVGYVSPEAAEGGPIAVVENGDMIEIDIKGRGLNIVGVKEREEDPDTVVGIIRDRLSGWEPPERKYGGVLGLYTSLATSAMEGGYMKY, from the coding sequence ATGAGGAGTCAGGAACTGAGAAGACTGAGCCCCGAGATAGACCCTCTGAAGCTATCCATGGACTGGACTGTCCAGGACCTGGAAAAGCCGCAGATCCTCGTCGAGGACGCATGGGGCGATTCGCTACCCGGAAGCTATCATCTTTTAAACCTGTCGCAGATGGCCTCGAAAGGCATATACTCAAAAGGCGGCAAGCCTGCGCTTTTCCATGTCACAGACATGTGCGACGGCATAGCCCAGGGATGGGAGGGCATGAACTATTCGCTTTTATCCAGGGACATGATATGTAATATGATAGAAGTCCACTGGAAAACCCAGCCGATGGACGCGATCGTGCTATTATCCAGTTGTGACAAGGCGATACCTGGACAGTTAATGGCCGCTGCCCGTATAAGCGAAGCCCCGGCGATACACATGCCCGGAGGAACAATGATGGAAGGGCCCGGGATGTTTACCCTTGAAAGGGTCGGGACAATATATGCCGAGTTTAAGCGCGGGGAAATATCCAAAGGCGATTACAGGTTTTTACAGCGCAATGCCTGCCCCACGGTAGGCAGCTGCTCGTTCATGGGCACTGCCAACACCATGCAGTCGATGTCCGAGGCTCTCGGGATGGCCCTGCCCGGGTCTGCCGTTATGCCCGCCTATAAAAAGGACATCGGCCATATGTCAGAGGCCGCAGGGATGCGGATAATGAAAATGCTTGAGGAAAGGCTTACCACGCGGGACATACTGACAAAGAAAGCCTTCGAGAACGCGATAATGGTGCATGCGGCATTAGGCGGCTCTACGAACGCCATATTACATATACCGTCCATTGCCAAAGAGGCTGGCATAAACATCAAGCCGTCGCTCTGGGATGAGATCAACAGGGAGATACCGTTCCTGTTAAACATAAGGCCGAGCGGAAAATATCCTGCGATATTGTTCTGGTATGCCGGGGGAGTACAGGGGATAATAGCGCAGATAAAAGAGTACCTACACCTTGACTCGATGACGGTCACGGGTAAGACATTAGGAGAGAACCTAAAAGAGCTTGAGGAACAGCGCTATTTTGATAAGATCAGAATATATCTCGATAACTACAAGGTCCGGGCTGAAGAGGTCATAGCCTCCGCGAACGACCCGCTGGGAAGCGGTGCCCTGGCCATACTTCAAGGAAATCTTGCTCCCGGATGCGCTGTGATAAAACACTCCGCCGTGCCAAAAGAGATGTTTCACCACACGGGGCCGGCGGTCATCTTCGAGGACGAGCGTTCGGCTTTCGACGCCATTGTGGGCGGAGTGATAGAAAAGGGATCTGTCATAGTGATCAGGAACGTGGGGCCTAAAGGATGCGGAATGCCCGAGATGTTCTATCCGACAGAGGCGCTTGCATCCAGCGAGGACCTTAACACGACGACTGCGCTGGTCACTGATGGAAGGTTCTCCGGGGCATCGCGGGGACCGTGTGTCGGATACGTATCGCCTGAGGCGGCCGAAGGCGGGCCGATAGCCGTCGTAGAGAACGGGGATATGATCGAGATAGACATTAAAGGAAGAGGCTTGAACATAGTAGGCGTAAAAGAAAGGGAAGAAGATCCTGATACAGTGGTCGGTATAATAAGGGATAGGCTATCCGGATGGGAGCCGCCTGAACGAAAGTACGGAGGTGTGCTGGGGCTGTATACATCCCTGGCCACGTCGGCCATGGAAGGAGGCTATATGAAATATTGA
- a CDS encoding Lrp/AsnC ligand binding domain-containing protein has translation MYTSFVGLNIDINEEDNIEESLLRMDNVIEIYKMMQPFDLFIKVYADNIRILETTVEEIRKLNGIYKTYNFLAVQQKKGLK, from the coding sequence ATGTATACCTCATTTGTAGGATTGAACATAGATATTAACGAGGAAGATAATATCGAGGAATCACTATTACGGATGGATAACGTCATCGAGATCTATAAGATGATGCAGCCTTTCGATCTGTTCATTAAGGTATATGCCGATAATATCAGGATACTCGAGACCACTGTCGAGGAGATAAGAAAACTAAACGGCATATACAAGACATATAATTTTTTGGCAGTCCAGCAAAAGAAAGGCCTGAAATAA
- a CDS encoding lipopolysaccharide core heptose(II) kinase RfaY, protein MSELIEKIKTKRMIDRAGRLIKRSYYIVLNNVLVEWSITTLIAAVLVILSVIDKIFHTRYKRALISRIREISRDDLNRLRKTQIKYIFRKKYGIGRIKIRLAEGSYWLSIPCVVKGIDRRTGEEKKFLVKIINEMSAIKHKYMMQMRNLGMAVVGTGLKFNGYEDARDMMMFERGCLKKLRKSSVNTPKVLGSYRLNEEDHILVMEYIEGELLSDMVITADQVDQIFRMLKTVHDSRFVHGDIKLDNMIYSQGKVYFIDCLKIDETAFDAGKKYDLVCAISSIAEKYPVKKILEIAERYYPKDEIREAGRLLYVAIFKPDIDLPEEKVEELRSYFEPAP, encoded by the coding sequence ATGTCTGAATTGATCGAAAAAATAAAAACGAAGCGTATGATCGACCGCGCAGGAAGGCTGATAAAAAGATCATACTATATTGTGCTGAACAACGTTTTGGTCGAGTGGTCGATAACGACGCTCATTGCTGCAGTACTTGTCATCCTATCGGTCATCGATAAAATTTTTCACACAAGATACAAAAGAGCGCTGATCTCCAGGATCAGGGAAATATCCAGGGATGACCTTAACAGGCTTAGAAAAACCCAGATAAAATATATCTTCAGAAAAAAGTACGGTATCGGCCGCATAAAAATAAGGCTTGCCGAAGGCTCGTACTGGCTGTCCATACCCTGCGTGGTCAAAGGTATCGACAGAAGGACAGGTGAAGAAAAAAAGTTTCTCGTTAAGATAATCAACGAGATGAGCGCGATAAAGCACAAGTATATGATGCAGATGAGAAACCTGGGCATGGCCGTCGTTGGGACCGGCCTGAAGTTTAACGGGTACGAGGATGCCCGGGACATGATGATGTTCGAGCGCGGCTGTCTGAAAAAACTAAGGAAATCTTCAGTGAATACACCGAAAGTGCTGGGCTCTTACAGGCTGAACGAGGAGGACCATATCCTTGTCATGGAATATATAGAGGGCGAGCTTTTATCCGATATGGTCATCACGGCAGACCAGGTGGACCAGATATTCCGCATGTTGAAGACAGTGCATGACAGCCGGTTCGTACACGGCGACATTAAGCTTGACAATATGATATACTCGCAAGGCAAGGTGTATTTCATAGACTGCCTGAAGATAGATGAGACTGCTTTCGATGCCGGAAAAAAGTATGACCTCGTATGCGCAATAAGCTCCATCGCCGAGAAATATCCGGTGAAAAAGATACTGGAGATAGCCGAAAGATATTATCCGAAGGATGAGATCCGCGAAGCCGGAAGATTGCTATATGTGGCCATATTTAAGCCCGACATAGACCTCCCGGAAGAAAAGGTCGAAGAGCTAAGGTCTTATTTTGAGCCGGCCCCGTAG
- a CDS encoding lipopolysaccharide core heptose(II) kinase RfaY: MSFEIHITDKEIAKAFKNTTVKIGYRILNNRITENTVVGVLGLSIFCARILDKVFHTRLNRALIDRMHDISRDRLNRLRITQIKHIFRKKFNLSKTRVKLAGGSYWLSIPCIVEGIDKKTKKEKKYMAKMINGMSALKHRYMSHMRNLGVMVEGADLKFDDYADARDMLIFERDSLNMLRSKSINTPDVLGLYRLNEDDYILVMEFIEGRPLSKVDLKDKDMDNIFSIMKTMHDNGLVHGDIKLDNFIYSGGRVFVLDCLKIDSSRLASAQAFDLMAAICALSQKVDVDTVIGHAKKYFSEHELSMAGGMLGVTFNKVDLDLSRETIDRLENMFRKHHEEPVTAT, encoded by the coding sequence ATGTCATTCGAGATACACATCACCGATAAGGAAATAGCTAAAGCTTTTAAAAATACGACCGTTAAGATAGGCTACCGTATTTTGAATAACCGGATCACCGAGAACACCGTCGTGGGCGTGCTCGGGCTGTCCATATTTTGCGCGAGGATCCTCGATAAGGTCTTTCATACGAGGCTTAACAGAGCGCTTATCGACAGGATGCATGACATATCCAGAGACAGGCTGAACAGGCTTAGAATAACGCAGATAAAACATATCTTCCGAAAAAAATTCAATCTTTCGAAGACCAGGGTAAAGCTCGCAGGAGGCTCCTACTGGCTATCGATACCCTGCATCGTAGAAGGGATCGATAAAAAGACAAAGAAGGAAAAAAAGTACATGGCCAAAATGATCAACGGTATGAGTGCGCTAAAGCACAGGTACATGAGCCATATGCGTAACCTTGGCGTAATGGTCGAAGGCGCGGACCTGAAGTTCGACGATTATGCCGATGCCCGGGATATGCTGATCTTTGAGCGGGACAGCCTGAACATGCTAAGGTCAAAGTCTATAAACACTCCCGACGTACTTGGCCTGTACCGGCTGAACGAAGACGATTACATCCTTGTCATGGAATTCATCGAAGGACGCCCTCTCTCCAAAGTTGATCTTAAGGATAAGGACATGGATAATATATTCAGTATCATGAAGACCATGCACGATAACGGGCTTGTGCATGGCGACATCAAGCTTGATAACTTTATTTATTCGGGCGGCAGGGTCTTTGTGCTTGACTGCCTTAAGATCGACTCGTCCAGGCTTGCAAGCGCCCAGGCATTTGACCTTATGGCAGCGATATGTGCGCTATCCCAGAAAGTCGATGTCGATACGGTGATCGGGCATGCGAAAAAATATTTCTCGGAACACGAGCTGAGCATGGCGGGCGGGATGCTGGGCGTGACATTCAATAAGGTAGATCTTGACCTGTCAAGGGAGACTATCGACAGGCTTGAAAATATGTTCAGGAAACATCACGAAGAGCCTGTAACGGCCACATAG
- a CDS encoding radical SAM protein, with translation MVFTGIYEQNNEKVFVIRDTIEVRVPIKFYSQLKKKYTDEEIVSIHEPKVLRHHYTGREMIYITKESGIPLIGHTAFGLIDRGTNLIQVRPVSGCNLNCIFCSVDEGVTQTRKTDYIVDTDHLVEEFAKIAALKGNDVEAHIDGQGEPFLYPYMVELLEKLRKVPQVKTISAQSNGMMLDEEKIRSMDGLIDRINLSISSMDERRGYALAGTKKYSVEHVKNVARMLSESSIDVLLAPVWVPGYNDEDIPRIIEFGLEIGAGKKFPAFGIQNYVRYQFGKKVKGKAMRFPDFFDRLAEYEKAYGIKLKLSPSDFGIHKSPSLPKVFKKGEKLKLDLIAPGRVHGEMLAVERGRVIGVLTDKPVGTRVNAEITRITDNVYVAVTGSS, from the coding sequence ATGGTATTTACCGGCATTTACGAACAAAATAACGAAAAGGTCTTCGTGATAAGGGACACGATAGAGGTCAGGGTCCCTATCAAGTTTTACTCGCAGCTAAAAAAGAAATATACTGACGAGGAGATCGTCTCTATCCACGAGCCCAAGGTGCTGCGCCATCATTACACTGGCCGCGAAATGATATACATCACAAAGGAGTCCGGTATACCTCTGATAGGACACACCGCGTTCGGGCTGATCGACAGGGGGACTAACCTGATACAGGTCAGGCCTGTGTCCGGGTGCAATCTTAACTGCATATTCTGCAGCGTGGACGAGGGAGTTACACAGACAAGGAAGACCGATTATATCGTTGACACCGATCATCTTGTCGAGGAGTTCGCAAAGATCGCGGCCCTCAAAGGCAATGATGTTGAGGCCCACATAGACGGCCAGGGAGAGCCTTTCTTATATCCTTATATGGTCGAGCTTCTGGAAAAGCTAAGAAAGGTGCCTCAGGTAAAGACCATTTCCGCACAGAGCAACGGCATGATGCTGGACGAAGAGAAAATAAGGAGCATGGACGGCCTGATAGACCGGATAAACCTCTCCATATCGTCTATGGACGAGCGCAGGGGATATGCGCTCGCGGGCACTAAAAAATATAGCGTCGAGCATGTGAAAAACGTTGCGAGAATGCTGTCAGAGAGCAGCATAGACGTGCTCCTGGCGCCAGTCTGGGTGCCCGGGTATAACGACGAGGATATTCCGCGCATAATAGAGTTCGGCCTCGAGATCGGAGCGGGTAAAAAGTTCCCGGCCTTCGGCATACAAAACTACGTAAGGTACCAGTTCGGCAAAAAGGTCAAGGGAAAGGCCATGAGATTCCCGGATTTCTTCGACAGGCTCGCGGAGTACGAAAAGGCTTACGGGATAAAATTAAAGCTATCTCCATCGGATTTCGGGATACATAAGTCCCCGTCACTACCGAAGGTCTTTAAGAAGGGTGAAAAACTTAAGCTTGACCTGATCGCTCCGGGAAGGGTCCATGGCGAGATGCTTGCCGTAGAGCGCGGGCGCGTCATAGGCGTCCTTACCGATAAGCCTGTGGGGACCAGGGTGAACGCGGAGATAACGCGTATCACGGATAACGTCTATGTGGCCGTTACAGGCTCTTCGTGA
- the argH gene encoding argininosuccinate lyase translates to MENKEDILRRGRLSAGPSEEVNAFSSSIPADRWIFRSDITVDRAHTVMLARQGIISKEDAASILKALEKIESEGVDAVNIPVFEDVHMAIESKLIKSVGENVGGRMHSGRSRNDEVATCIRISARQELLGIMAELLDLRMAILNLAGENVDTVMPGFTHMQHAQPTTLAHHMMAHISALDRDFERLADAYKFININPLGSAAFASTGFPLDREYTTALLGFDRPMDNSMDGVSARDFILDTVSKLAILEVDLSRMADELILWSTSEFGFIELADTYSSTSSIMPQKKNPDILELIRGRCGTVIGHMVAAFSITKGLPYSYNTDLQEVTPQLLRSFEITRSSLRILTGAISTLKIKKDEMRIKSTMGFTTATEIADTIVRSTGLPFRTAHGIVGKLARGDGNPSLSEVDDASMDMIGKRLSDMGLTQKMLEEAKDPLKNIERRSVTGGPAISAIGKKIESENRKIKDDEGLYAGLVQKLKRSEDELSNAVKNTISG, encoded by the coding sequence ATGGAGAATAAAGAAGACATACTAAGAAGAGGCAGGCTCTCTGCGGGGCCGAGCGAGGAAGTGAACGCATTCTCATCGTCGATACCTGCCGACAGGTGGATCTTTCGTTCGGACATAACCGTCGACAGGGCGCATACGGTGATGCTTGCCAGGCAGGGAATAATCTCGAAGGAAGATGCGGCCTCGATCCTCAAGGCTCTTGAAAAGATAGAGTCCGAGGGCGTGGATGCCGTTAACATCCCTGTCTTTGAGGATGTCCATATGGCGATCGAGTCAAAGCTCATTAAGTCAGTAGGAGAAAATGTCGGGGGCAGGATGCATTCGGGCCGTTCCCGTAACGACGAGGTGGCTACATGCATACGAATATCGGCAAGGCAGGAACTGCTCGGTATCATGGCCGAGCTTCTGGACCTGCGTATGGCCATCCTGAATTTGGCAGGGGAGAACGTCGACACGGTGATGCCCGGGTTCACGCATATGCAGCATGCACAGCCGACGACGCTGGCACACCATATGATGGCCCATATATCCGCTCTCGACAGGGATTTCGAAAGGCTGGCCGACGCATATAAGTTCATTAACATCAACCCGCTCGGAAGCGCCGCTTTCGCATCGACCGGATTCCCCCTTGACAGGGAATATACTACCGCTCTACTGGGCTTTGACAGGCCGATGGACAACTCGATGGACGGAGTATCGGCCAGAGACTTCATCCTTGACACTGTCTCAAAGCTCGCCATACTGGAAGTAGACCTTAGCAGGATGGCGGACGAGCTCATACTCTGGAGCACCTCTGAGTTCGGCTTTATCGAGCTGGCGGACACCTATTCGTCGACGAGCTCCATCATGCCGCAGAAAAAGAATCCCGACATACTGGAATTGATAAGGGGCAGGTGCGGAACAGTGATAGGCCACATGGTAGCTGCATTCTCCATCACAAAAGGCCTTCCGTACAGCTATAACACCGACCTCCAGGAGGTGACGCCACAGCTCCTTCGCTCGTTCGAGATAACCCGCTCGTCGTTACGTATCCTTACGGGGGCGATAAGCACGTTAAAGATAAAGAAGGACGAGATGAGAATAAAGAGCACGATGGGGTTCACCACTGCGACAGAGATAGCGGATACCATCGTAAGGTCGACAGGATTGCCGTTCAGGACCGCCCACGGCATCGTCGGCAAGCTTGCGCGCGGAGACGGAAACCCGTCTCTTTCCGAAGTGGACGATGCGTCCATGGATATGATAGGTAAGAGACTCAGCGACATGGGCCTGACGCAAAAAATGCTGGAGGAAGCGAAGGACCCCCTTAAAAATATCGAAAGAAGAAGCGTCACGGGCGGGCCGGCGATATCGGCTATCGGCAAAAAGATAGAGAGCGAGAATAGAAAGATAAAGGACGATGAAGGGCTATATGCCGGTCTTGTCCAAAAGCTAAAAAGGTCTGAAGACGAATTATCAAATGCAGTTAAGAATACAATATCAGGTTGA
- the gatD gene encoding Glu-tRNA(Gln) amidotransferase subunit GatD, whose protein sequence is MEYREGDRIRVTKGEQVYEGVVMPSRSDNIVLKMNNGYNVGLSTKDGAKVELLEKSPGPVKLPAKEQGRYPSLPTVSILSTGGTIASKVDYRTGAVSSQFTADDIIEAIPELSGIANYRGEVLSMIFSEDMTPSIWANLARAVYKEIINGADGIIITHGTDTITYTAAALSFMVRTPVPIIIVGSQRSSDRPSSDNAMNAICTATVAVSDIAGVSVVMHGSTSDDYCYVHRGTKVRKLHTSMRTAFQSVNDTPVASIDYGTRAITVLGPYDKRGEKEAALMDGIDERCALIKFYPGMSPDIIEYYRSKGYKGLVIEGTGLGHVNTGWIPEIKKAIDSGMVIVMTSQCINGRVCDRVYSTGIDLLKAGVIEGNDMIPEVALVKLMWAFGQTSDAEEVKRIMNTNIAGEINWRSTI, encoded by the coding sequence ATTGAATACAGGGAAGGAGATCGCATCCGGGTGACGAAAGGCGAACAGGTTTACGAGGGCGTCGTGATGCCTTCGCGGAGCGATAACATCGTCCTTAAGATGAACAACGGCTATAACGTGGGTCTCTCGACGAAAGATGGGGCAAAGGTAGAGCTTCTTGAAAAGTCCCCGGGACCGGTTAAGTTGCCGGCAAAAGAGCAGGGGAGATACCCGTCGCTTCCGACAGTATCCATATTATCCACGGGAGGCACCATCGCGAGCAAGGTGGACTACAGGACGGGCGCCGTATCAAGCCAGTTCACGGCGGATGACATCATCGAAGCGATCCCGGAACTATCCGGCATAGCGAATTACAGGGGCGAAGTCCTCAGCATGATCTTCAGCGAGGACATGACGCCGTCCATATGGGCGAACCTCGCCAGAGCCGTCTATAAAGAGATAATTAACGGTGCTGATGGCATAATAATAACTCACGGCACAGACACTATCACATATACGGCAGCGGCGCTATCGTTCATGGTACGGACACCGGTCCCGATAATAATAGTCGGTTCGCAAAGATCCTCCGACAGGCCATCCAGCGATAACGCGATGAACGCTATCTGCACGGCCACGGTCGCGGTATCAGACATCGCGGGGGTCAGTGTCGTGATGCACGGCTCGACGTCCGATGATTACTGTTATGTGCACAGGGGCACCAAGGTGAGAAAACTACACACGTCCATGAGGACAGCGTTCCAGTCCGTGAACGATACGCCGGTGGCCAGCATCGACTACGGCACAAGGGCCATAACTGTCCTGGGACCATATGATAAGAGGGGCGAGAAAGAAGCCGCCCTGATGGACGGGATAGACGAAAGATGCGCGCTAATAAAGTTTTATCCCGGCATGTCCCCGGACATAATTGAATATTACAGGTCAAAAGGATACAAAGGGCTTGTCATAGAGGGAACGGGCCTGGGACACGTCAACACAGGATGGATACCGGAAATTAAGAAAGCCATCGATTCCGGCATGGTCATCGTCATGACGTCCCAGTGTATCAACGGCAGAGTATGTGACAGGGTATACTCCACGGGTATCGACCTTTTAAAAGCGGGTGTCATAGAGGGTAACGATATGATACCCGAAGTGGCGCTAGTCAAGTTAATGTGGGCATTTGGCCAGACATCCGACGCCGAAGAGGTCAAGAGGATCATGAACACGAATATCGCCGGGGAGATAAACTGGAGGTCTACGATATGA